One genomic region from Parerythrobacter aestuarii encodes:
- the gshB gene encoding glutathione synthase: protein MALKVAVQMDPMESINIAGDSSFALMLSAQARGHTVYHYDVGSLAYEDGRITAHAAPVTVQRVAGDHFTMGERRKIDLATDIDVVLMRQDPPFHLGYISAALLLDRLKGTTLVVNDPREVINAPEKMFVLDYARFMPPTLVARELSDIREFQKKHGAVVVKPLHGNGGKAIFRVDAEGTNLSALSEVFNQTWPEPHMVQPFLPEVAEGDKRIVLVDGEVSGAINRFPGEGEFRSNLAQGGYAEATTLTGREEEICAAMGPELKRRGLVFVGIDVIGGKYLTEINVTSPTGIVVIDRFNGTDTPALIWDAIEARHAAM from the coding sequence ATGGCCCTGAAAGTCGCGGTCCAGATGGACCCCATGGAAAGCATCAATATCGCCGGGGATTCGAGCTTTGCCCTGATGCTCAGCGCTCAGGCGCGCGGACACACGGTCTATCACTACGATGTCGGTTCGCTGGCTTATGAGGATGGCCGCATCACCGCCCATGCGGCGCCGGTGACGGTCCAGCGGGTCGCAGGCGATCACTTCACCATGGGCGAGCGGCGCAAAATCGACCTTGCTACCGACATCGACGTGGTACTGATGCGGCAGGACCCGCCGTTCCACCTGGGGTATATCTCGGCGGCATTGCTTCTCGACCGGCTCAAGGGCACGACGCTGGTCGTCAATGACCCACGCGAAGTGATCAACGCGCCTGAGAAGATGTTCGTGCTGGACTACGCCCGCTTCATGCCGCCGACGCTGGTCGCGCGCGAGCTGAGCGACATTCGCGAATTCCAGAAGAAACATGGTGCCGTGGTGGTGAAGCCGCTGCATGGCAATGGCGGCAAGGCAATTTTCCGCGTCGACGCCGAAGGGACCAACCTCTCGGCCCTGAGCGAAGTCTTCAACCAGACCTGGCCCGAACCGCACATGGTCCAACCCTTCCTCCCCGAGGTGGCCGAGGGCGACAAACGTATCGTATTGGTCGACGGCGAGGTCAGCGGCGCGATCAACCGTTTCCCGGGCGAGGGCGAGTTCCGCTCCAACCTGGCGCAGGGCGGCTATGCCGAAGCGACGACACTGACCGGGCGCGAAGAAGAAATCTGTGCTGCCATGGGGCCTGAGCTCAAGCGGCGAGGGCTGGTCTTCGTCGGCATAGACGTGATCGGCGGCAAGTACCTTACAGAGATCAATGTCACTTCGCCGACGGGAATCGTCGTGATCGACAGGTTCAACGGGACGGACACACCCGCACTGATCTGGGACGCGATCGAAGCGCGCCACGCCGCGATGTAG